The Caulifigura coniformis genome includes a region encoding these proteins:
- a CDS encoding amidohydrolase, giving the protein MPRLIVYATLAIAFLSADVPAFAQSKPLKEAAVKAVTARTDEAWTKAAQIWEWAEPGYQEFKSSKLLADWLESAGFRVTREVAGMPTAFIAEFGEGKPVIALLGEYDALPGLAQEGVPHREPRPGNGYGHGCGHHLFGVASAAACLSIAEQIKAGALKGTVRFYGCPAEEGGGAKAFMARDGLFKDVDVALHWHPGTANSAGDRGTLARIAAKFRFHGKSAHAGGSPEQGRSALDGVELMAHAVEMLREHTPEETRIHHVITSGGQAPNVVPDYAEVYFYVRHPKSLTVRQIFERVEKCAEGAALATETRLEIKHEGGIAEILPNVPMSQVILKNLKDLNKLEYSAKDLEFAARLSETLEKPEPVDRIRIVSDRSGDTGRGSTDVGDVSWVVPTSGFGTACFVPGTPAHSWQAVACGQQPFARDAMMLAAQVLAATTFDLMTRPELVAAARADFARRTDKQKYTPLIAPDQKPPLDYRTPVKSGAAAVE; this is encoded by the coding sequence ATGCCCAGACTGATCGTGTACGCGACCCTGGCAATCGCGTTCCTGTCGGCGGATGTCCCGGCCTTCGCACAGTCGAAGCCCTTGAAAGAAGCCGCCGTCAAGGCGGTGACCGCGAGGACGGACGAGGCGTGGACGAAGGCGGCGCAGATCTGGGAATGGGCCGAACCCGGATACCAGGAGTTCAAGTCGTCGAAGCTGCTTGCCGACTGGCTCGAATCCGCGGGGTTCCGCGTGACGCGCGAGGTCGCCGGAATGCCGACCGCCTTCATCGCCGAATTCGGCGAAGGAAAGCCGGTCATCGCTCTCCTCGGGGAATATGACGCGCTGCCGGGCCTGGCCCAGGAAGGGGTCCCTCATCGCGAGCCGCGGCCTGGCAACGGTTACGGCCACGGCTGCGGTCACCATCTCTTCGGAGTCGCCTCGGCGGCGGCCTGCCTGTCGATCGCGGAACAGATCAAAGCCGGAGCCCTCAAGGGCACCGTCCGGTTTTACGGATGCCCGGCCGAAGAAGGGGGCGGCGCGAAGGCATTTATGGCCCGCGACGGCCTCTTCAAGGATGTCGATGTCGCTCTCCACTGGCATCCCGGCACCGCCAATTCCGCGGGCGACCGCGGAACGCTCGCCCGCATTGCCGCCAAGTTCCGATTCCATGGAAAGAGCGCCCACGCCGGCGGCTCGCCGGAGCAGGGGAGGTCGGCCCTCGATGGCGTTGAGCTCATGGCGCATGCCGTCGAGATGCTCCGCGAGCATACGCCCGAAGAGACTCGAATCCACCACGTGATCACCAGCGGAGGACAGGCACCGAACGTTGTCCCCGACTACGCCGAGGTCTACTTCTACGTCCGACATCCGAAGTCGCTGACGGTGCGGCAGATTTTCGAGCGTGTCGAGAAGTGTGCGGAAGGAGCTGCGCTGGCGACCGAAACCCGCCTCGAGATCAAGCACGAAGGCGGAATCGCCGAGATCCTTCCCAACGTTCCGATGTCGCAGGTGATCCTCAAGAACCTCAAAGATCTGAACAAGCTCGAATACAGCGCGAAAGATCTGGAGTTCGCCGCGCGACTCTCCGAAACCCTGGAGAAGCCCGAGCCTGTGGATCGCATCCGTATCGTCAGCGACCGCTCTGGCGATACGGGCCGGGGCTCGACCGACGTCGGCGACGTCTCCTGGGTTGTTCCGACCTCCGGTTTCGGGACAGCCTGTTTCGTTCCCGGAACGCCCGCCCATTCGTGGCAGGCAGTCGCCTGCGGGCAGCAGCCATTCGCAAGAGACGCCATGATGCTCGCCGCCCAGGTCCTCGCGGCGACGACCTTCGACCTCATGACCAGGCCCGAACTCGTGGCGGCCGCCAGGGCCGATTTCGCCCGCCGCACCGACAAGCAGAAGTACACCCCCCTGATTGCGCCCGATCAGAAGCCGCCTTTGGATTACCGGACGCCTGTGAAGAGTGGAGCAGCAGCGGTCGAATGA
- the gyrA gene encoding DNA gyrase subunit A, with protein MADGTPGSPANNPENGSGALGGRIDDLDIRSELEQSYLTYAMSVIVSRALPDVRDGLKPAQRRILVAMNDLGLGPASGRVKCAKISGDTSGNYHPHGESVIYPTLVRLAQDWVMREVLIDKQGNFGSLAGLGPAAMRYTEARLSSAAAELLADLDRDTVDFIPTYDQRHLEPVVLPSRIPNLLVNGSQGIAVGMATSIPPHNMAEVAGGVILLIDNPDATFEELWEQIPGPDFPTGGIICGRYNLRQAYLTGRSTIVVRAKVHFETEKNTDVIVVTEIPYNDTRDRIKSKLEELIKDDRVQGISRIVDLTDRNTPPWQVRLHIYLKRDADRDIVLNQLYKYSPLQSTESMNMLALVGNRPQTLSLKEMLEEFIRHRVTVTRRKTEHLLAEARNRKHTVEGLLVAQVDIDLVIRTIRQSPSRAEAKKRLQEIEVAAELLARALGDEGFALYQEDHGVRSTYSLSANQAEAIVSMQLGSLANLERDSLVGEYKKLLEDILGFRNLLSDEANLRAVIREEMVDLQRKFPSPRRTEISEEELTEVNREELIPEETMVVTLSHRGYIKRTSLSEYQAQNRGGKGMIGAKTGDDDPLEHLFVSSTHAFLLFFTNLGKCYWQKVYDLPLQARTGKGRALVNVLQLSEGEKVQTCIDVREFQDDMFLLMATKDGTVKKTELAAYSRPMKGGIIAIKLEETKNEKEEVIGRDELIEVVKVKAGDDVVLSTSTGMAIRFSEADARPMGRNTMGVKGISLTGGDHVVGLVVAEENATLLSVCENGYGKRTPFGLGELDNEGTSDPDVTDVPTAPVEGEEGSGGASSGMRYRRQRRGGKGLRDIKTTARNGKVISTLCVHDEDHVLMISTGGKIQRVTAASISEIGRNTQGVRVMRLDEGDKLASIARIPADFADESVPLAETPPVETPPAGDATG; from the coding sequence TTGGCTGATGGAACGCCCGGCTCGCCCGCGAACAATCCTGAGAACGGTTCGGGAGCGCTTGGAGGCCGGATTGATGACCTCGACATTCGCTCCGAGCTTGAACAGAGCTACCTGACGTACGCGATGAGCGTGATCGTCAGCCGCGCGTTGCCGGACGTCCGGGACGGGCTGAAGCCGGCCCAGCGGCGAATCCTTGTCGCCATGAACGACCTGGGACTCGGGCCGGCCAGTGGCCGAGTCAAATGCGCCAAAATCTCGGGCGATACGAGTGGTAACTACCACCCTCACGGTGAGTCCGTCATTTATCCCACCCTCGTCCGCCTCGCGCAGGACTGGGTGATGCGCGAAGTCCTGATCGACAAGCAGGGCAACTTCGGCTCCCTGGCGGGCCTCGGCCCGGCGGCCATGCGATACACCGAGGCGCGGCTCTCGTCCGCGGCCGCTGAACTGCTCGCCGACCTCGACCGCGACACCGTCGACTTCATTCCGACCTACGACCAGCGGCACCTCGAGCCCGTCGTCCTCCCGTCGCGGATTCCGAACCTGCTCGTCAACGGCTCGCAGGGAATCGCCGTCGGTATGGCGACGAGCATTCCGCCGCACAACATGGCGGAAGTGGCTGGAGGCGTCATCCTCCTGATCGACAATCCGGACGCCACCTTCGAGGAACTCTGGGAGCAGATCCCCGGCCCTGATTTCCCGACCGGCGGAATCATCTGCGGCCGCTACAACCTGCGGCAGGCCTATCTCACGGGCCGCTCGACGATCGTCGTCCGCGCGAAGGTCCATTTCGAGACGGAGAAGAACACCGACGTCATCGTTGTGACGGAGATTCCGTACAACGACACGCGTGACCGGATCAAATCCAAGCTCGAGGAACTGATCAAGGACGATCGCGTCCAGGGCATCTCGCGGATCGTCGACCTGACCGACCGCAACACGCCTCCCTGGCAGGTGCGGCTGCACATCTACCTGAAGCGCGACGCGGACAGGGACATCGTCCTCAACCAGCTCTACAAGTACTCGCCGCTGCAGTCGACCGAGAGCATGAACATGCTCGCGCTCGTCGGCAACCGGCCGCAGACGCTGTCACTGAAGGAGATGCTGGAGGAATTCATCCGGCATCGCGTGACGGTCACCCGCCGCAAGACGGAACACCTGCTCGCCGAGGCGCGAAACCGCAAGCACACTGTCGAAGGCCTGCTCGTCGCCCAGGTCGACATCGACCTCGTGATCCGCACCATCCGCCAGTCCCCCTCGCGGGCAGAGGCAAAGAAGCGGCTGCAGGAAATCGAAGTCGCCGCCGAACTGCTCGCCCGGGCGCTCGGTGACGAGGGCTTTGCCCTCTATCAGGAAGACCACGGCGTCCGCAGCACGTACTCGCTCTCCGCCAACCAGGCGGAGGCGATCGTCAGCATGCAGCTCGGCTCGCTGGCCAACCTCGAGCGCGACAGCCTCGTGGGCGAATACAAGAAGCTGCTGGAAGACATCCTCGGCTTCCGAAATCTGCTGTCCGACGAAGCCAACCTCCGCGCCGTCATCCGCGAGGAGATGGTCGACCTGCAGCGGAAGTTCCCGAGCCCCCGACGAACGGAGATTTCCGAAGAAGAGCTCACCGAGGTCAATCGCGAGGAGCTGATTCCCGAAGAGACGATGGTGGTGACGCTGTCCCACCGCGGCTACATCAAGCGGACTTCGCTCTCCGAATACCAGGCCCAGAATCGCGGCGGCAAGGGGATGATCGGCGCCAAGACCGGCGACGACGACCCGCTCGAGCACCTGTTCGTCTCCAGCACGCACGCCTTTCTGCTGTTTTTCACGAACCTCGGCAAGTGCTACTGGCAGAAGGTCTACGACCTGCCGCTCCAGGCCCGAACCGGCAAGGGGAGGGCGCTCGTCAACGTCCTGCAGCTCTCCGAAGGGGAGAAGGTTCAGACCTGCATCGACGTCCGGGAATTCCAGGACGACATGTTCCTGCTGATGGCCACGAAAGACGGCACTGTCAAGAAGACGGAACTCGCCGCCTACAGCCGCCCCATGAAGGGGGGCATCATCGCCATCAAGCTCGAAGAAACGAAGAACGAGAAGGAAGAAGTGATCGGCCGCGACGAGCTGATCGAAGTGGTCAAGGTGAAGGCGGGCGACGACGTCGTTCTCAGCACCTCGACCGGCATGGCGATCCGCTTCAGCGAAGCCGACGCGCGGCCCATGGGCCGGAACACGATGGGTGTCAAAGGCATCTCGCTCACCGGCGGAGACCACGTGGTCGGACTCGTCGTCGCCGAAGAGAACGCCACGCTGCTGTCCGTCTGTGAAAACGGCTACGGCAAGCGGACTCCGTTCGGCCTCGGCGAACTCGACAACGAAGGAACTTCCGATCCCGACGTCACCGATGTCCCGACGGCTCCCGTCGAAGGTGAGGAAGGATCGGGCGGAGCTTCCAGCGGCATGCGTTACCGTCGTCAGCGTCGCGGCGGAAAGGGTCTCCGCGACATCAAGACGACCGCCCGCAACGGGAAGGTCATCAGCACCCTCTGCGTTCATGACGAAGACCACGTGCTGATGATTTCGACCGGCGGCAAGATCCAGCGCGTGACCGCCGCTTCCATCAGCGAGATCGGCCGCAATACCCAGGGCGTTCGCGTGATGCGCCTCGATGAGGGCGACAAGCTCGCCAGTATCGCCCGCATCCCGGCCGACTTCGCCGACGAGAGCGTCCCCCTCGCCGAAACACCGCCGGTTGAGACGCCACCAGCCGGAGACGCCACGGGGTAA
- a CDS encoding class I SAM-dependent methyltransferase translates to MSGRVVTLGSQHVYATAEEVESMARGQGVTLRHHNFEPHREPALAARGFVSDRSLLTSLGFSDIVRVDVSNYEACDEILDLNGPETPPALQGQFDLVLDSGTLEHVFDFPAALRHCCRLVRPGGRIVHLTPSSNCVEHGFYSVSPTLFYDFYRANRHELADLFLCRIPIDLPRGEWQVFDYLNAPLRMIPIGMLDQSIWFTWSVSIAPDRFDDSTPQQGFYEQTWRDADQNDLKDAGGIAEGGKAERLLKAVQFSPGLTRISSSAIGKWRTFVNARRVRRHQLPYPSVGRF, encoded by the coding sequence ATGTCTGGCCGAGTCGTGACGCTGGGGAGCCAGCACGTCTACGCGACGGCCGAAGAGGTCGAATCGATGGCGCGTGGACAGGGCGTCACGCTGCGGCATCACAATTTCGAGCCGCATCGGGAACCAGCCCTGGCGGCCCGGGGTTTTGTCTCCGACCGCTCGCTGCTGACGAGCCTGGGATTTTCTGACATCGTGCGCGTCGACGTTTCGAATTACGAGGCGTGCGATGAAATCCTCGACCTGAATGGCCCCGAGACGCCGCCAGCGTTGCAGGGCCAGTTCGACCTCGTGCTAGACAGCGGCACGCTCGAGCATGTGTTCGATTTCCCGGCCGCGCTCAGGCATTGCTGCCGGCTCGTGCGGCCGGGAGGGCGAATTGTTCATCTGACCCCCTCCTCGAACTGCGTCGAGCATGGTTTTTACAGTGTGTCGCCCACGCTGTTTTACGATTTCTATCGCGCAAACCGGCACGAACTCGCGGACCTGTTTCTATGCCGGATTCCGATCGATTTGCCGCGGGGGGAGTGGCAGGTTTTCGACTACCTCAATGCACCGCTCCGGATGATTCCTATCGGAATGCTCGATCAATCGATCTGGTTTACGTGGAGCGTCTCGATCGCCCCGGACCGGTTCGACGACTCGACGCCGCAGCAGGGTTTTTACGAACAGACCTGGCGGGATGCAGACCAGAATGATTTGAAAGACGCCGGAGGAATCGCAGAGGGAGGAAAGGCCGAGCGGCTGCTGAAGGCCGTCCAGTTCAGTCCGGGCCTGACGCGGATCTCCAGTTCCGCCATCGGCAAATGGCGGACATTCGTCAACGCGCGACGCGTTCGCCGACATCAACTCCCCTACCCGTCCGTGGGACGGTTTTAG
- a CDS encoding lipopolysaccharide biosynthesis protein, which produces MAGRDEHPGSLPARLKRLAQRVDIDRALAYLLASRIWQFLAGPVTAWLIAQQLSDDSQGFYYAFLPLLATQAFVELGLHTLTVYAASHEWAALSLGPDGRFQGDPTAQANLVQIGRQSFGWFLIMSAVFGAVITPVGIWYLSGQDPGTLSWRREWIATAVLTAASLGLQPAFSLLEGCRQVTSVYRFRFFQALAGNVAVWMVLSMGGGLWALPASAFVRLAFDVALIAFANRGFFLNFLQPAEGGDHDWRARQWSLQWRIALQSIFGYANTWIFTLVVFEMYGAAEGGRMGMTWSILTAMQAAAAGWIQSRSSLLGVLAAQGDRNALDQVFHRLVKVSTAVMVIGSVALIAVVASLKAMHATAIDSRHFPAILGRIADVLAPRVLDVRPTAIFCAALTLQNLAIAFGIYVRAHRRDPFLIANLVSSTTCALLVWLLTARFGVEGAAWAQLTAILTTTLPLNFILWRRFREESEASLAPPPPRP; this is translated from the coding sequence ATGGCCGGTCGCGACGAGCACCCTGGAAGCCTCCCGGCGCGACTCAAGCGGCTCGCTCAACGCGTCGACATCGATCGGGCGCTCGCCTACCTGCTGGCCAGCCGGATCTGGCAGTTCCTCGCAGGGCCGGTCACCGCGTGGCTGATCGCACAGCAACTCAGTGATGATTCGCAGGGGTTTTACTACGCATTTCTGCCGCTGCTGGCGACACAGGCGTTCGTCGAACTGGGGCTGCACACGCTGACGGTCTACGCCGCCAGCCACGAGTGGGCCGCCCTTTCACTCGGCCCAGACGGTCGCTTCCAGGGAGATCCGACCGCGCAGGCGAACCTAGTGCAGATCGGCCGGCAGAGTTTCGGCTGGTTCCTCATCATGAGCGCGGTGTTCGGCGCGGTGATCACGCCCGTCGGGATCTGGTACCTCTCCGGCCAGGATCCCGGAACGCTGTCGTGGAGACGGGAGTGGATCGCGACCGCTGTGTTGACGGCTGCCTCACTCGGGCTGCAGCCCGCCTTCAGCCTTCTGGAAGGCTGCCGGCAGGTGACGTCCGTCTATCGCTTCCGGTTCTTCCAGGCGCTCGCCGGAAACGTCGCCGTCTGGATGGTCCTCTCCATGGGAGGAGGTCTGTGGGCGTTGCCGGCGTCTGCGTTCGTCCGCCTGGCGTTTGATGTCGCCCTGATCGCCTTCGCCAATCGCGGCTTTTTCCTGAACTTCCTGCAGCCGGCCGAGGGGGGAGACCACGACTGGCGGGCCCGGCAGTGGTCGTTGCAGTGGCGAATTGCTCTGCAGAGCATCTTCGGATACGCCAACACCTGGATCTTCACCCTTGTCGTCTTCGAGATGTATGGCGCGGCCGAAGGGGGGCGGATGGGCATGACCTGGTCGATCCTGACCGCCATGCAGGCCGCGGCAGCCGGCTGGATTCAATCCCGCAGTTCACTGCTCGGGGTGCTGGCGGCCCAGGGGGACCGCAACGCTCTCGACCAGGTGTTCCACCGGCTCGTGAAGGTCTCGACCGCCGTGATGGTGATCGGCAGCGTGGCCCTGATCGCCGTGGTGGCGTCCCTCAAGGCGATGCATGCGACTGCGATCGACAGTCGGCATTTCCCGGCGATCCTCGGCCGCATTGCCGACGTCCTGGCTCCCCGGGTTCTCGATGTCCGCCCAACGGCGATCTTCTGCGCGGCCCTCACCCTCCAGAACCTCGCCATCGCCTTCGGCATCTACGTGCGGGCCCACAGGCGGGATCCGTTTCTGATCGCCAATCTCGTCAGTTCGACGACCTGTGCGCTGCTTGTCTGGCTGTTGACGGCGAGATTCGGCGTCGAAGGAGCCGCCTGGGCGCAACTCACGGCCATCCTGACGACGACCCTGCCACTCAACTTCATCCTCTGGCGCCGGTTTCGGGAAGAAAGCGAGGCCTCTCTCGCGCCTCCTCCGCCTCGCCCCTAA